The Aphis gossypii isolate Hap1 chromosome 3, ASM2018417v2, whole genome shotgun sequence genome includes a region encoding these proteins:
- the LOC114120037 gene encoding farnesyl pyrophosphate synthase, with product MNKMLTFTRSLSRRSAFLLGEASAVKKNHFRSMSTVRAPPVPPVITGTAVSKDETRDFMAVFPDVVRDLTDTGRNLDIPDVTKWLAKVLQYNVPGGKKNRGLALVLSFKMLSSPSDQTDENLRLSYILGWCVEILQAYQLVLDDIMDNAITRRGRPCWYRHNDIGLMAVNDGILLEQTIYQLIKKYFKDKPYYVHILELFYDVTMKTSMGQCLDMLTANSFKTKKLEKYTMENYTAIVKYKTAYYSFFLPVCLAMRMTNINDPEIFRQAKTILLEMGHFFQVQDDFLDCYGDPEVMGKIGTDIEDGKCSWLAVVALQKVNSEQKKLMEENYGIDDPLNVAIIKDLYAQLKLPNTFHLYEEESYKLICTHIQQLSRGLSQDMFFKFLEKIYKRTL from the exons atgaataaaatgttgacattTACAAGATCCCTGAGCCGTCGAAGCGCATTTTTACTCGGCGAAGCGAGCGCCGTTAAAAAGAATCACTTTCG GTCCATGAGTACTGTTCGCGCACCACCAGTGCCTCCAGTCATAACGGGTACAGCCGTCAGCAAGGATGAGACCAGGGATTTCATGGCAGTGTTCCCAGACGTTGTCAGAGATTTAACGGACACCGGCCGTAACTTGGATATACCTGATGTCACCAAATGGCTTGCAAAG gtGTTACAATACAATGTGCCTGGTGGTAAAAAAAACCGAGGATTGGCTTTGGTACTGTCATTTAAAATGCTTTCCTCGCCTTCTGATCAGACTGATGAAAATCTTAGACTGTCTTACATACTGGGATGGTGTGTTGAAATT ctacaagcTTATCAATTAGTGTTGGATGATATAATGGATAATGCTATTACTAGGCGTGGACGTCCATGCTGGTATAGACACAATGATATTGGTCTAATGGCAGTGAACGATGGTATTCTCCTAGAACAGACCATTTAccagttaattaaaaagtacttCAAGGATAAGccttattatgtacatattctGGAGCTGTTCTATGac GTTACAATGAAAACTTCGATGGGTCAATGCCTTGATATGTTAACTGCCAATAGTTTCAagacaaaaaaacttgaaaaatatactatgGAAAATTATACAGCTATTGTGAAATATAAGACTGcttattattcgttttttctTCCCGTGTGTCTCGCAATGCGCATG acaaacATCAATGACCCAGAAATCTTCCGACAAGCAAAGACCATATTGCTTGAAATGGGACACTTCTTTCAAGTTCAg gatgACTTTTTAGACTGTTATGGTGATCCAGAGGTAATGGGAAAAATTGGTACAGACATTGAAGATGGCAAATGTTCATGGTTAGCTGTAGTGGCTTTGCAAAAGGTTAATTCTGAgcaaaaaaaacttatggag GAGAACTATGGTATTGATGATCCATTGAATGTTGCGATCATTAAAGATTTGTATGCACAGTTGAAATTGCCAAACACGTTTCACCTCTATGAAGaagaaagttataaattaatatgtactcATATTCAACAGTTGTCACGAGGTTTGTCACAAGAcatgtttttcaaattcttggaaaagatttataaaagaacactctaa